Proteins from a genomic interval of Syngnathoides biaculeatus isolate LvHL_M chromosome 23, ASM1980259v1, whole genome shotgun sequence:
- the fbxo16 gene encoding F-box only protein 16 produces the protein MGEVELCSLSHVWELEERKYVARVFLLTRSRWQMNIKMPHVRSSASPAKMQTKMSAWTPLNHPQSNYKVFEERRSLLSKWFDRWSDKQKRLVLHDFVKSCSKEQLRFVEACVSQQLPLRAADFTCLLPRAICLYIFSFLDPRSLCRCARVSWRWKSIVDLDQLWMPKCLRLGWIISFSPTVFEQGVWKRHYINTVQEILLAGPTRKAAMSQQRTASPDEVRVSSRSEDMTQGLSISGGLQVSTNRQVGGVCRSRLRKDNHPLVLPPWRDSDRAPKDTVRFNYLDNLEAVGQASAAQNKNRVTACTSKTEKPDNERRKTLSEMSYKLRKAKSLMFLTSNSRPHHPVPLPPPPLPRQTQSRPHWASVSYSYPTTKEEGEILLGDAQWNAGKRPGPVRTAVPRLSVEALRASRRSNRSLPSVPLFDFEPWTLPVSFTQYVD, from the exons ATGGGAGAAGTAGAGCTATGCAGTCTCTCACACGTGTGGGAATTAGAAGAACGTAAATATGTTGCGCGTGTGTTCCTTTTAACACGTTCTCGCTGGCAGATGAACATTAAAATGCCGCACGTGAGGTCCTCAGCCAGTCCTGCGAAAATGCAGACCAAGATGAGCGCCTGGACACCCCTCAACCACCCACAGTCCAACTACAAG GTTTTTGAAGAGAGACGAAGCCTTCTGTCAAAGTGG TTTGACAGGTGGTCTGACAAGCAGAAGCGGTTGGTGCTGCATGACTTTGTCAAGAGCTGCTCAAAGGAGCAGCTACGCTTTGTGGAGGCCTGCGTGAGTCAACAGCTGCCCCTGCGGGCCGCTGACTTCACGTGCTTGCTGCCGAGGGCCATCTGCCTCTACATCTTCTCCTTCCTGGACCCACGCAGCCTCTGTCGCTGTGCACGG GTGAGTTGGCGCTGGAAAAGCATTGTGGACCTGGACCAGCTGTGGATGCCCAAGTGTCTGAGACTCGGCTGGATCATCAGCTTCTCCCCCACCGTGTTTGAGCAGGGCGTGTGGAAGAGACACTACATCAACACTGTGCAAGAGATACTGCTTGCTGGCCCCACCAGAAAG GCCGCCATGTCCCAGCAGCGGACGGCGAGTCCAGATGAAGTAAGAGTCAGCAGTCGATCTGAGGACATGACACAAGGGCTCTCCATAAGTGGGGGTCTTCAAGTATCTACTAATCGGCAAGTTGGAGGGGTGTGCAGGAGCAGATTGAGAAAAGACAACCATCCCCTTGTGCTTCCGCCTTGGAGAGACTCTGACAGGGCTCCCAAGGACACGGTCCGCTTCAACTACCTGGACAACTTGGAGGCTGTTGGACAAGCCAGTGCAGC GCAGAACAAGAACAGAGTGACCGCTTGCACTAGTAAAACGGAGAAGCCAGACAATGAGAGACGGAAAACGCTATCCGAGATGAGTTACAAACTACGCAAAGCTAAATCACTG ATGTTCCTCACGTCAAACAGCAGACCCCACCATCCTgttcctctccctcctcctcctcttcctcgtcagACCCAATCTCGCCCCCATTGGGCGTCTGTCAGTTACAGCTACCCCACCACCAAGGAGGAGGGAGAGATCCTGCTGGGGGACGCCCAGTGGAATGCTGGGAAACGTCCAGGTCCGGTGAGGACGGCCGTACCTAGACTGAGCGTGGAGGCCCTTAGGGCGTCCCGCCGCTCGAACAGGAGCCTACCCA GTGTGCCACTGTTCGATTTTGAGCCTTGGACTCTCCCAGTGTCCTTCACACAATACGTGGACTAA